In a single window of the Sulfurimonas sp. hsl 1-7 genome:
- a CDS encoding UbiX family flavin prenyltransferase has protein sequence MKIVVATSGASGVNLGLKTLELLPDEIEKHFIMSENSKTVLQKEQNITYHDNADISASVASGSFGVDAMIIAPCSMNTLAKIACGISDNLITRCAAVMIKEQKKLILAPREIPFSAIALENMHKLASLGIIIAPPVMAYYSEQQTLDDMENFVIGKWFDLLGIENNLYKRWE, from the coding sequence ATGAAAATAGTAGTCGCAACAAGCGGAGCAAGCGGAGTAAATCTCGGATTAAAAACTCTAGAGTTACTTCCCGATGAAATTGAAAAACATTTTATTATGAGTGAAAACTCAAAAACCGTACTCCAAAAAGAGCAAAACATTACCTACCATGACAATGCAGATATCTCCGCAAGTGTTGCTTCGGGCTCTTTTGGGGTAGATGCCATGATCATAGCGCCTTGCAGTATGAACACATTGGCAAAAATTGCATGCGGGATCAGTGACAACCTCATTACACGATGTGCAGCAGTTATGATTAAAGAGCAAAAAAAGCTCATTTTAGCACCTCGCGAAATACCTTTTTCGGCAATAGCACTAGAAAATATGCATAAACTTGCATCTTTGGGGATTATAATAGCACCGCCTGTAATGGCATACTACTCAGAACAGCAAACTTTAGATGATATGGAGAACTTCGTGATCGGAAAATGGTTCGATCTCCTAGGCATTGAAAATAACTTATACAAACGATGGGAATAA